A single genomic interval of uncultured Desulfobulbus sp. harbors:
- a CDS encoding ACT domain-containing protein, with translation MRVEQIAVFLENKSGRLAEITRILAENDINIRALSVADTADFGILRLIVDKVDLAKEVLRAGGFTVGKTNVVAVEVPDRTGGLASVLKVAHEAELNVEYMYAFVNKSGSNAVLIFRFDEMDKAIEVLQANGFALLTGAQICAL, from the coding sequence ATGCGTGTAGAACAGATTGCGGTTTTTCTGGAAAATAAATCCGGTCGTTTGGCTGAAATCACCCGCATCCTGGCGGAGAACGACATCAACATCCGAGCCCTGTCCGTGGCTGATACCGCTGATTTCGGCATTCTCCGCCTGATTGTCGATAAGGTTGACCTGGCCAAGGAGGTCCTGCGAGCAGGTGGTTTCACCGTGGGCAAGACCAACGTGGTCGCGGTCGAGGTGCCGGATCGCACCGGTGGATTGGCCAGCGTGCTCAAAGTGGCCCACGAGGCCGAACTGAACGTTGAATATATGTACGCCTTTGTCAACAAGAGCGGCTCCAACGCGGTGCTGATCTTCCGTTTCGACGAGATGGACAAGGCGATAGAGGTCCTGCAGGCAAACGGTTTTGCCCTGCTGACCGGGGCACAGATCTGCGCCCTGTAA
- a CDS encoding branched-chain amino acid ABC transporter permease, producing MSPDLFFQYLFAGITYGSIYAIVAIGFNIIYNATGIINFAQGEFVMLGGMISISLLHYLPLPWAIAGAVVITMLVGAAIEMLFIRWLKSPSVLRLIIITIGISILLREVALHIWGESIRSLPYFYGNEITTFSLGSVHISPQVVWVICACMVMVMGLNLFFRNTPVGREMRACSANRTAALLCGINARNMVTLSFMLSAGIGALAGCVMSPITYTQYDSGTSLAIKGFTVAILGGLGNSGAAVAAGILLGILEAFSVSVVPLAFQDAISITILLLILFVKPHGLFGSSDAARLKDF from the coding sequence ATGAGTCCTGATCTCTTTTTTCAATATCTCTTTGCCGGCATCACCTACGGTTCCATCTACGCCATTGTCGCCATCGGGTTCAACATCATCTATAACGCCACCGGCATCATCAACTTCGCCCAGGGCGAATTTGTCATGCTGGGCGGTATGATCTCGATCTCCCTGCTCCACTATCTGCCCCTGCCGTGGGCCATTGCCGGGGCGGTGGTGATCACCATGCTGGTCGGTGCCGCGATTGAGATGCTGTTTATCCGCTGGCTCAAGAGCCCTTCGGTGCTGCGGTTGATCATCATCACCATCGGCATCTCCATTCTCCTGCGGGAAGTGGCCCTGCATATCTGGGGTGAATCGATCCGCAGCCTGCCCTACTTTTACGGCAACGAGATCACCACCTTCTCCCTGGGGAGCGTCCATATTTCGCCGCAGGTGGTCTGGGTGATCTGTGCCTGTATGGTCATGGTGATGGGGCTGAACCTGTTTTTCAGGAACACGCCGGTGGGCCGGGAGATGCGGGCCTGTTCCGCCAACCGGACCGCGGCCCTGCTCTGCGGCATCAACGCCCGCAACATGGTCACCCTGTCGTTCATGCTCAGCGCCGGAATCGGTGCCCTGGCCGGATGCGTCATGTCGCCGATAACCTACACCCAGTACGACAGCGGCACCTCGCTTGCGATCAAGGGGTTCACCGTGGCCATTCTCGGTGGTTTGGGCAACTCGGGTGCGGCGGTGGCTGCAGGCATCCTCCTCGGGATCCTCGAGGCCTTTTCGGTGTCGGTGGTTCCCTTGGCCTTCCAGGATGCGATTTCGATCACCATCCTCCTGCTCATTCTCTTTGTCAAACCCCACGGACTGTTCGGGTCCAGTGACGCCGCGCGCTTAAAGGATTTCTGA
- a CDS encoding ABC transporter substrate-binding protein: MKRWNKRLALGGAACCLALSMMLAPAWAGTVKVGAIFAVTGPASFLGGPEARSAEMVVEKINKAGGINGDKIELIIKDTAGSSEKAVSFAKQLIEEQKVVAIIGPSTSGESMAVKKIAEAGKTTLISCAAAEVIVDPVASYVFKTPQKDSFAAQMIFEEMQRLKIDTIAIAAGNDGFGKAGKAQLEKMAPSFGIKVAASETYDSKATDLSALVAKLKADGSIQAVINWSVVPAQAIIAKNMRQAGWQVPLFQSHGFGNIKYAEAAGAAAEGIIFPCGRLLVADALDEAHPQKGLLTQYKKDYEAKYKEDASAFGGYAFDAMNMVAAAIAKGGNNRAKVRDAVEGLKDFAGVGGMFTFSPQDHNGLTIDSFAMMTVKDGSFILYQGK; encoded by the coding sequence ATGAAACGCTGGAACAAACGACTTGCCTTGGGAGGGGCGGCCTGTTGCCTTGCCCTGTCCATGATGCTGGCACCGGCCTGGGCCGGAACCGTCAAAGTGGGTGCAATTTTTGCCGTGACCGGTCCGGCTTCCTTCCTCGGTGGGCCCGAGGCGCGCAGTGCGGAGATGGTGGTTGAGAAGATCAACAAAGCCGGTGGGATCAACGGCGACAAGATCGAACTGATCATCAAGGATACCGCCGGCAGTTCGGAAAAGGCGGTCTCCTTTGCCAAGCAGCTGATCGAAGAGCAAAAGGTGGTGGCCATCATCGGGCCTTCGACCTCGGGCGAATCCATGGCGGTGAAGAAGATCGCCGAGGCCGGCAAGACCACACTGATTTCCTGTGCCGCCGCCGAGGTCATTGTCGATCCGGTGGCGTCCTATGTCTTTAAGACCCCGCAGAAGGATTCCTTCGCCGCGCAGATGATCTTTGAGGAGATGCAGCGGCTGAAGATCGACACCATCGCCATTGCCGCGGGCAACGACGGATTCGGCAAGGCCGGCAAGGCCCAGCTGGAGAAGATGGCACCGAGCTTCGGCATCAAGGTCGCGGCCTCCGAGACCTACGACAGCAAGGCCACCGATCTCAGCGCCCTGGTGGCCAAACTCAAGGCGGACGGCTCCATCCAGGCGGTGATCAACTGGTCGGTTGTTCCGGCCCAGGCCATCATCGCCAAGAACATGCGCCAGGCCGGATGGCAGGTGCCCCTGTTCCAGAGTCATGGATTCGGCAACATCAAGTATGCCGAGGCCGCCGGTGCCGCTGCCGAGGGCATCATCTTCCCCTGCGGTCGCCTGCTGGTGGCCGACGCCCTGGATGAGGCCCATCCGCAGAAGGGACTGCTGACCCAGTATAAAAAGGACTATGAGGCCAAGTACAAGGAAGATGCCTCGGCCTTTGGCGGCTATGCCTTTGACGCGATGAACATGGTCGCGGCCGCGATTGCAAAGGGCGGCAATAATCGCGCCAAGGTTCGCGACGCGGTGGAAGGGCTCAAGGATTTCGCCGGTGTCGGCGGCATGTTCACCTTCAGCCCGCAGGATCACAATGGACTCACCATCGACTCCTTTGCCATGATGACGGTCAAGGACGGTTCGTTCATCCTCTATCAGGGGAAATAA